The genomic DNA TCTGTTACGATTAACTCTATTCGCTGACGGCCATCTACGTTTAGCCTGACAGGACGCGCATAGGTTTCTCCACGCAAAGGCTCGCTTTCCCAAACCTTCTCTCCATCGAGCATAACTTGAAAAGAAACTGTTCCACCTCCACCCGGAAACACGAGTGCTTCGAAAGTCTCGTACAATCCATTTAGAGCATAGACAATCCTGGAATTGGCATGAGTTCGCAAACCATAGTTCCATTTACGTGGAAGCGACACCGCAACCTCGATTTGCTGTTCGTCAGTAGAGGCGATTTCGATACCGTGAAATATTCGAGACGCTTCTCTCACACGATTTGAAAACGAACCTTCTGCCATGTTTTTGTCGTACGGATCCGGTTTGATAATCGGGAAACCCCAATTTTCGAAACGTTTCCAAAGGTCTTTTCCGGAGTATCGAGATAAGAGGTGAATGAACAAAGAAAGTTTGCTTTCGCGAGTTTCCGGAACCTGCGTTTCGGGCAGTGCTTGATACGCTCGAAATGTTTTTTTGAAAGGCTCCCAACCGATTTCGTTTTTGAGAATCAGAAACTTGTGCGTCGCTGCATCGCTTTGCGCGAACCAATCCTTCAAGGGCTTTTCGTCTTCTGCTCCCATAGCCACCGCAGAAATCGAACCTCCTTCTCGGTAATATTTCTCAATCCGCTCGCCATTCGGGTCGGAATAATCGAACCAAGTATTTCCCATATACACTTTGAGTTTCGCTTTTTCGAGTGCGTAAACCATTTTGAAATTGGCGAAGAATTCCCCATGCCAAACCCATTTGTAATCGAGATCGAAATCGTGACCGATTTCATGCAAGATACCGAAAAGGGTGTCACCTTCGTTGACTTTTTGCAAAGATTCAGGAATATATCTGCCATACCAACGAATGGGTTGTCCCGCTACTGCCCACCCCCCCGGATATTCTGCTTCCTCTTTAATCGTTATTTTTTGTCCGTGATATGGCTTACCCCCCACCAAATCAGCATAAGCGACGTACGCACGATCGAGCGCGCGAAGATATCCTTCCGGATTTTCGAGGATTTTCCAATTCTCCTCGGAAAGTTCGAGGGCAACATACTGTCCTTCCTTGCGTATCAATTTTTGCTCGGGAATTCGAGCGAAAGCGATTATCGAAAGCAAGAACACTAAAATCCAAAGTAACCGCATCACTTCGCTACCACATTCACCAATTTATCCGGGACGACCACGACCTTTTGCACTTTCTTTCCATCGATAAATTGTTGAACGCGTTCATGGGAAAGGGCGAGGCGTTCGAGTTCTTCACGCGATGTTCCCGTCGGAACTTCGATATTCGCTCTCACTCTTCCATTCACTTGCAAAACGATGGTCACTCGTTCTTTTGTAAGCAGAGCAGGGTTCGCTTTCGGAAAATTCGCTTGATACGTGAATCCAGGAAATCCGTAACTCTCCCAAATCTCGTCCGCGCTATGAGGAGCAATCGGCGCAAGGAGCAGAATCAAAGTCTCCACTGCCTCCGATATCGCAAGGCGCAAACTGTTTTGTTCTGGTGTGAAAATTCGGATTTTTTCCGTAATCGCATTCGTAAATTCCATCAAAGCGGCTATAGCGGTATTGAAACTGAAATCTTCGATGTCTTTCGTAACCTTCTCGATGGTCGTATGAGTTATGTTTCGCATCTCACGAGACGATGCATCGAGATTTACAGTGTTTATCTGCTCGCTCCAATCGCGAACGAAATGAGGATGCCAATCGTCCGTCAACTTGAAAACGCGATGTAAAAACCGAATAGCCCCCTGCACGCGTTCTTCCGACCATTGTATGGTCTGTTCGAAAGGCGCTTCGAAAAGTTCGTAAACACGCAATGCATCCGCTCCGTATTTATCGACGGCTTCATCGGGTGTCACCACATTCCCTTTCGATTTGCTCATCTTTTCCCACTTATAAAAAACTTCTTCTTTGGGTAATTTCGCCGCTTCCTCGAAAGTGATGAGAATGCCTTCTTCTCCCACCTTCAGCCGTTCGTTTTCGCGAGGTTTTCGATAGGGGGTCAGCGCCAAAACCATCCCTTGATTTCGGAGGGTTTGAAACGGTTCTTTGCACGGAACGAGACCTTCGTCATAAAAAACTTTATTCCAAAAGCGCGCGTAAAGCAAATGCATGACTGCGTGCTCAGCCCCCCCTACGTAGCAGTCCACCGGCATCCATTTCGCCGCTTTTTCAGGGTCCCATGCTCGTTTGACGTTGTGAGGGTCGCAAAATCGAAGGAAATACCAAGAGGAGCAAGCAAAAGTGCCCATCGTGTCCGTCTCTCTTCGCGCAGCCCCCCCGCAGGTAGGGCATTTTACATTCACCCATTCAGGAATTCCCGCGAGTGGCGATTCTCCCGTTCCCGTGGGTTCGTAACTTTCGATTTCAGGTAAGCGAACGGGAAGTTCATTTTCCGGAACGGGAACTAAACCGCATCGTTGGCAATGAACAATCGGAATGGGAGTGCCCCAAAAACGCTGGCGACTAATCAACCAATCTCGCAAACGATAATTCACACGCCGTTCGCCGATTCCTCGTTCTTCCAACCATTCTGCCAAGCGCTTTTGTCCTTCTCGGCAAGGAAGTTCACTGAATTCGCCACTGTTCACCATGATTCCATCTTCGCTGGTGTAAGGCAAATCGTCCGGTGAACCGTCTGCAGAACGAATCACGCGCACAATTTCCAAACCATATCGCTTTGCAAAATCGTAATCCCGTTCATCGTGCCCGGGAACAGCCATGATGGCACCCGTTCCATATGTCATCAAAACATAATCTGCAATCCAAATCGGAACGCGATTGCCAGTAAACGGATGAATCGCATAAGCACCTGTGAACACTCCCGTTTTCGGTCTTTCCGTTGCTAAACGGTCTTGCTCGCTCAATCGCATTGCGGATTCGATGTAGTTTTCGACTTCTGCGCGATGTTCCGGTGTCGTTATTTTCAAAACAAGCGGATGCTCGGGAGAAAGAACGCAAAATGTCGCTCCGAATACGGTGTCTATGCGCGTCGTAAATGTTCGGAAAGATAAATTGGAATCGGCAATCTTCCATTCGAATTCCACGCCTTCCGATTTCCCTATCCAATTCCGCTGCATCATTTTGATTCCTTCGGGCCAGTTCAGTTCGTCTAAATCTTGCAACAAACGCTCTGCGTATGCAGTGATTTTGAAAAACCACTGTTTGAGATTTTTCTTCGTTACAGGAGTTCCGCAACGCCAGCAGTTCCCCCCCTCCACTTCTTCGTTCGCTAAAACGGTTTGACATTGCGGACACCAATTCGCAGGATATTCCGCGTGATAGGCAAGCCCTTTTTTATATAATAAAAGAAATATCCACTGCGTCCAACGATAATATTCCGGAGTGGACGAATTGATTTCGCGCCACCAATCGTAACTAATGCCG from Fimbriimonadales bacterium includes the following:
- a CDS encoding NPCBM/NEW2 domain-containing protein translates to MRLLWILVFLLSIIAFARIPEQKLIRKEGQYVALELSEENWKILENPEGYLRALDRAYVAYADLVGGKPYHGQKITIKEEAEYPGGWAVAGQPIRWYGRYIPESLQKVNEGDTLFGILHEIGHDFDLDYKWVWHGEFFANFKMVYALEKAKLKVYMGNTWFDYSDPNGERIEKYYREGGSISAVAMGAEDEKPLKDWFAQSDAATHKFLILKNEIGWEPFKKTFRAYQALPETQVPETRESKLSLFIHLLSRYSGKDLWKRFENWGFPIIKPDPYDKNMAEGSFSNRVREASRIFHGIEIASTDEQQIEVAVSLPRKWNYGLRTHANSRIVYALNGLYETFEALVFPGGGGTVSFQVMLDGEKVWESEPLRGETYARPVRLNVDGRQRIELIVTDGGDGINWDTADWVEARLTDKNGNTVYLDDMTPEFAKQDYGSLHTKKERKESISFRKRAFPDKLFVIHAKVISRSHDKTLSSRSILFEKTSTPGIYRAYLPLSKSGNYDLILNAKYSKTTFRKLYPNLIEL
- the leuS gene encoding leucine--tRNA ligase, which gives rise to MPSRYESKSIEPKWQKKWQEVDLFRTREEPSRPKFYGLDFFPYPSGQGLSVGHLRNYIPTDVLCRMKYMQGYNVLHPMGWDAFGLPAENEALAKKVHPAKLVSLYAQTYKRQMNLVGISYDWWREINSSTPEYYRWTQWIFLLLYKKGLAYHAEYPANWCPQCQTVLANEEVEGGNCWRCGTPVTKKNLKQWFFKITAYAERLLQDLDELNWPEGIKMMQRNWIGKSEGVEFEWKIADSNLSFRTFTTRIDTVFGATFCVLSPEHPLVLKITTPEHRAEVENYIESAMRLSEQDRLATERPKTGVFTGAYAIHPFTGNRVPIWIADYVLMTYGTGAIMAVPGHDERDYDFAKRYGLEIVRVIRSADGSPDDLPYTSEDGIMVNSGEFSELPCREGQKRLAEWLEERGIGERRVNYRLRDWLISRQRFWGTPIPIVHCQRCGLVPVPENELPVRLPEIESYEPTGTGESPLAGIPEWVNVKCPTCGGAARRETDTMGTFACSSWYFLRFCDPHNVKRAWDPEKAAKWMPVDCYVGGAEHAVMHLLYARFWNKVFYDEGLVPCKEPFQTLRNQGMVLALTPYRKPRENERLKVGEEGILITFEEAAKLPKEEVFYKWEKMSKSKGNVVTPDEAVDKYGADALRVYELFEAPFEQTIQWSEERVQGAIRFLHRVFKLTDDWHPHFVRDWSEQINTVNLDASSREMRNITHTTIEKVTKDIEDFSFNTAIAALMEFTNAITEKIRIFTPEQNSLRLAISEAVETLILLLAPIAPHSADEIWESYGFPGFTYQANFPKANPALLTKERVTIVLQVNGRVRANIEVPTGTSREELERLALSHERVQQFIDGKKVQKVVVVPDKLVNVVAK